One segment of Micromonospora parathelypteridis DNA contains the following:
- a CDS encoding VOC family protein, producing MTVTADLAMVNLDSSDPAGHAAFYHEALGWEITHSQPEYAMIKSGGISIGFGLVEGYRPPSWPDPTGDQRYHLDLYVDDLAAAEEKFVAAGASKPDFQPGGERWVVLLDPIGQPFCICPRPQG from the coding sequence GTGACAGTCACAGCGGACCTCGCCATGGTCAACCTCGACAGTTCCGACCCCGCCGGCCACGCCGCCTTCTACCACGAGGCGCTCGGCTGGGAGATCACCCACAGTCAACCCGAGTACGCGATGATCAAGTCCGGCGGCATCTCCATCGGCTTCGGCCTGGTGGAGGGCTACCGGCCGCCGTCCTGGCCGGACCCGACGGGCGACCAGCGTTACCACCTCGACCTCTACGTCGACGACCTCGCGGCGGCGGAGGAGAAGTTCGTCGCCGCGGGCGCGTCCAAGCCGGATTTCCAGCCCGGTGGTGAGCGGTGGGTGGTGCTCCTCGACCCGATTGGGCAGCCGTTCTGCATCTGCCCCCGCCCGCAGGGCTGA
- a CDS encoding LLM class flavin-dependent oxidoreductase, which produces MRHGLEISCGGAAVTVSTLVELGELAERAGWDGVFLEDYLIHYSGDDPSTYDPWLVLAAIAGRTGRVRLGTTVTALPRRRPAKLAREVLTLDHLSAGRATVAVGVGDPADRGMVAFGEQTEVSLRAAMLDEGLDLLTGLLSGERVSHQGTHYRADGVALRPAPVQSPRVPVWVGGSTQAGAVRRRAARADGIVPYKLTDTDGWSDFTPDEVHDLVRALPPTRADGQPFDVAIGGRRRRSNERAERAYLDELAAAGATWWLEFIPVDDPETMRAAVTRGPLR; this is translated from the coding sequence ATGAGACACGGGTTGGAGATCTCCTGCGGCGGCGCCGCCGTCACGGTGTCCACCCTGGTCGAGTTGGGTGAGCTCGCCGAGCGCGCCGGATGGGACGGCGTGTTCCTGGAGGACTACCTGATCCACTACTCCGGCGACGACCCGTCCACCTACGACCCTTGGCTGGTCCTCGCCGCGATCGCGGGCCGCACCGGTCGGGTGCGGCTGGGCACCACGGTCACCGCGCTGCCCCGGCGCCGCCCGGCGAAGCTGGCGCGGGAGGTCCTCACCCTCGACCACCTCAGCGCGGGCCGCGCCACCGTGGCGGTCGGCGTCGGCGACCCCGCTGACCGGGGGATGGTCGCGTTCGGCGAGCAGACCGAGGTGTCCCTGCGCGCCGCGATGCTCGACGAGGGGCTCGACCTGCTGACCGGGCTGCTCAGCGGCGAGCGGGTCAGCCACCAGGGCACCCACTACCGCGCCGACGGGGTGGCGCTGCGGCCTGCGCCGGTGCAGTCGCCCCGGGTGCCGGTCTGGGTTGGCGGCAGCACCCAGGCCGGGGCCGTGCGTCGCCGTGCGGCCCGCGCCGACGGCATCGTGCCGTACAAGCTCACCGACACCGACGGGTGGTCCGACTTCACCCCCGACGAGGTCCACGACCTGGTGCGCGCCCTGCCACCGACCCGCGCCGACGGCCAGCCGTTCGACGTGGCGATCGGTGGCCGGCGGCGCCGGTCGAACGAACGCGCCGAACGGGCGTACCTCGATGAGCTCGCGGCGGCCGGCGCCACCTGGTGGCTGGAGTTCATCCCGGTCGACGACCCGGAGACGATGCGCGCCGCCGTCACCCGTGGCCCCCTACGCTGA
- a CDS encoding outer membrane protein assembly factor BamB family protein, whose amino-acid sequence MSVLIELGDDRGAPRDDRRPPRQASRGRRVALLLVVCALLGGAAGPAYLRPELGPAVPAGATVLGAGRLLLVVDPDTNPPTLSAYDADAPHHPARWRVAVPRAFGWSAEAVGDVLLVVERDQVRGTRVTTARSIRTGEAVWRRPERVYAAGDTAVAVSEVRSASEPGRRVEGTVHGVDPATGATRWSVPVPSTAVLRVLPDTPGGLLLVQDDGLARMLDTRDGTERGRGWLPPADYGPDNPQVVGAHLVLRHPRGSSGAALTGYGLPGLSPRWQLPVEAGELTLRPCQGLICGQDQQGRWAIDAGTGARRWTWPAGAHWDTVAGPRVANESLVLLSMASDGRRVLVATVGPDGHRVIAVLPAGLTSCRRVGPRLICRDGTRVTLWPLDAP is encoded by the coding sequence ATGTCGGTGCTGATCGAGCTGGGCGACGACCGGGGCGCGCCCCGGGACGACCGCAGGCCACCGCGGCAGGCGTCCCGCGGTCGGCGGGTGGCACTGCTGCTGGTGGTGTGCGCCCTGCTCGGCGGGGCCGCCGGGCCGGCGTACCTGAGGCCTGAGCTCGGGCCGGCGGTGCCCGCCGGGGCGACCGTGCTCGGCGCGGGGCGGCTGCTGCTGGTCGTCGACCCCGACACGAACCCGCCGACCCTGAGTGCTTACGACGCGGACGCGCCGCACCACCCGGCGCGGTGGCGGGTCGCGGTGCCGCGAGCCTTCGGGTGGTCCGCCGAAGCCGTCGGTGACGTGCTGCTGGTCGTCGAACGTGACCAGGTACGCGGGACGAGGGTGACCACCGCCCGGTCGATCCGCACCGGCGAGGCAGTGTGGCGACGACCCGAGCGCGTGTACGCGGCCGGCGACACGGCGGTCGCGGTGAGCGAGGTGCGCAGCGCCTCCGAGCCGGGTCGCCGGGTCGAGGGCACCGTGCACGGCGTCGATCCGGCCACCGGCGCCACACGTTGGTCGGTGCCGGTGCCCTCCACGGCCGTGTTGCGGGTGCTGCCCGACACGCCCGGGGGGTTACTGCTGGTCCAGGACGACGGGCTGGCCCGGATGCTCGACACCCGCGACGGCACCGAGCGTGGGCGGGGGTGGCTTCCGCCGGCCGACTACGGCCCGGACAACCCCCAGGTCGTTGGCGCGCACCTGGTGCTGCGGCACCCGAGGGGCAGCAGCGGGGCGGCGCTGACGGGTTACGGCCTGCCCGGCCTGTCGCCGCGCTGGCAGCTGCCGGTCGAGGCGGGTGAGCTGACCCTGCGGCCCTGCCAGGGTCTGATCTGCGGGCAGGACCAACAGGGCCGGTGGGCCATCGACGCGGGCACCGGCGCGCGACGTTGGACGTGGCCGGCCGGGGCGCACTGGGACACCGTCGCGGGCCCTCGGGTCGCCAACGAGTCGTTGGTGCTGCTCAGCATGGCGTCGGACGGCCGGCGCGTCCTGGTCGCGACGGTGGGCCCGGATGGCCACCGGGTGATCGCGGTGCTCCCGGCCGGGCTGACCAGCTGCCGGCGGGTCGGCCCCCGGCTCATCTGCCGCGACGGCACCCGCGTGACGCTCTGGCCGCTCGACGCTCCCTGA
- a CDS encoding acyl-CoA dehydrogenase family protein, protein MSRFVQPVPLPVDPYAGDALLRSWLERHLGPSGHAAAKGRLADLAADVSGPLRAAHADAEAHPPTLVRYDPWGARIDRIDTSAGWQAQRAAAARHAVVALPYLADARGTWGAAARVVQHALLHLYGPESATFSCPVAMADGAAALLSMPDVDAGVRDAWLPRLISTDPATAITSGQWMTESQGGSDLGRSSTIGRPAADGSWRLTGEKWFCSAADAAMAVALARPEGAGRGSRVLAPFLVPRYAVDSPLTDGVAPGAPAPGVTVRRLKDKLGTRALPTAEIGLHDAYAVPLGDPAVPGLVRAMTLVVVTRVHNAAAAAGGMRRGLDYARAYADVRHVAGGPLASSPLHRATLGTLAVDAAGAFALAGHAFALLGRVEVGADPAAAAELRIVAPLAKLATGRLAVSSASEYVESFGGAGYVEDTGVPRLLRDAQVLPIWEGTTNVLALDVLRALTREDAGTPVLNRLAAAVDLARPLSPALADTLAASAAQLGDTITSVTADPGAAVVQAGARGLALRLAYALTTALLVEHAAWGDEQAELGARLWARRWLRHEEIAEDAHHHLELLC, encoded by the coding sequence ATGAGCCGCTTCGTGCAGCCGGTACCACTCCCCGTCGACCCGTACGCCGGTGATGCCCTCCTGCGGTCCTGGCTGGAGCGTCACCTCGGCCCCAGCGGGCACGCCGCCGCGAAGGGCCGCCTCGCCGATCTGGCCGCGGACGTCAGCGGGCCGCTGCGCGCGGCGCACGCCGACGCGGAGGCCCACCCGCCGACCCTGGTCCGCTACGACCCGTGGGGTGCCCGGATCGACCGCATCGACACCTCCGCCGGCTGGCAGGCGCAGCGCGCCGCCGCCGCCCGCCATGCCGTGGTCGCGCTGCCCTACCTGGCGGACGCCCGCGGCACCTGGGGTGCCGCCGCGCGGGTCGTCCAGCACGCCCTGCTGCACCTGTACGGGCCGGAGTCGGCGACGTTCTCCTGCCCGGTGGCGATGGCCGACGGGGCCGCGGCGCTGCTCAGCATGCCCGACGTGGACGCCGGGGTCCGCGATGCGTGGCTGCCCCGGCTGATCTCCACGGACCCGGCAACGGCGATCACCAGCGGGCAGTGGATGACCGAGTCGCAGGGCGGCTCCGACCTCGGCCGTTCGAGCACGATCGGTCGGCCGGCAGCGGATGGCTCGTGGCGGCTGACCGGGGAGAAGTGGTTCTGTTCCGCCGCCGACGCGGCGATGGCGGTGGCGCTGGCCCGGCCGGAGGGCGCCGGGCGCGGCAGCCGGGTGCTCGCACCGTTCCTGGTCCCCCGGTACGCGGTCGACTCACCGTTGACCGATGGCGTGGCGCCGGGCGCACCCGCACCGGGCGTCACCGTGCGCCGGTTGAAGGACAAGCTCGGCACCCGGGCGCTACCCACCGCCGAGATCGGACTGCACGACGCCTACGCGGTACCGCTGGGCGACCCGGCGGTGCCCGGTCTGGTCCGGGCGATGACCCTTGTCGTGGTGACCCGGGTGCACAACGCCGCCGCGGCGGCCGGCGGGATGCGACGGGGTCTCGACTACGCCCGGGCGTACGCCGACGTGCGGCACGTCGCCGGCGGCCCGCTGGCGTCCTCGCCGCTGCACCGGGCCACCCTGGGCACCCTCGCGGTCGACGCGGCGGGCGCGTTCGCACTGGCCGGGCACGCGTTCGCCCTGCTCGGGCGGGTCGAGGTCGGTGCCGACCCGGCGGCCGCGGCAGAGTTGCGCATCGTGGCGCCGCTGGCGAAGCTGGCCACCGGCCGGCTCGCCGTCAGCTCCGCCAGCGAGTACGTGGAGAGCTTCGGCGGGGCCGGTTACGTGGAGGACACCGGCGTTCCCCGGCTGCTGCGCGACGCACAGGTGCTGCCGATCTGGGAGGGCACCACCAATGTGCTGGCCCTGGACGTGCTGCGCGCGTTGACCCGGGAGGACGCCGGGACTCCGGTGCTCAACCGGCTCGCCGCCGCCGTCGACCTGGCCCGGCCCCTGTCGCCGGCGCTGGCCGACACCCTGGCCGCCTCCGCCGCGCAGTTGGGCGACACCATCACCTCGGTCACCGCCGACCCGGGCGCCGCGGTGGTGCAAGCCGGTGCCCGTGGCCTGGCGCTGCGCCTGGCGTACGCGCTGACCACCGCGTTGCTCGTCGAGCACGCCGCGTGGGGTGACGAGCAGGCCGAACTGGGGGCCCGGCTGTGGGCGCGACGCTGGCTGCGGCACGAGGAGATCGCCGAGGACGCCCACCACCACCTGGAGTTGCTCTGCTGA
- a CDS encoding Rv0361 family membrane protein, which yields MGAGQPWSRPARRHRPMRTGLAFAGFGVALCCVGVAGLGAWNLQTVRQAAGPIRETADGFLSEVTLGDSDGAYDRLCADARSRWSAIGFTSWVRTPPMVTDYEITDVSVATRSGRPHGTVTVKVTRDGGLTEERRLPVVREGGDWRVCGDPF from the coding sequence GTGGGTGCCGGCCAGCCGTGGAGCCGACCGGCCCGGCGTCACCGCCCGATGCGTACCGGGCTGGCCTTCGCCGGGTTCGGCGTGGCGTTGTGCTGTGTCGGCGTGGCCGGGCTGGGCGCCTGGAACCTGCAGACCGTCCGCCAGGCCGCCGGCCCGATCCGGGAGACCGCCGACGGGTTCCTCAGTGAGGTGACCCTCGGCGACAGCGACGGCGCGTACGACCGGCTCTGCGCGGACGCGCGCAGCCGGTGGAGCGCGATCGGTTTCACCAGTTGGGTGCGTACGCCGCCGATGGTCACCGACTACGAGATCACCGACGTGTCGGTGGCGACCCGCAGCGGGCGGCCACACGGCACGGTGACCGTCAAGGTGACCCGTGACGGCGGGCTCACCGAGGAACGCCGCCTGCCAGTGGTCCGCGAGGGCGGGGACTGGCGGGTGTGCGGTGACCCCTTCTGA
- a CDS encoding low temperature requirement protein A, translating to MTPSEPPAADPVRPQLLRPRQGVQPTTSTELFFDLVFIFTITQLSHYLIAHPDWRGAARTGLLLALVWFVWIYTTWLTNWLQPDQGPVRAMLIAVALGSLLLSAAIPEAFGSTGLLFALVYVTVQVGRTLFALWAVQGSPWLVAGFQQSLPWITGTSVLVVLGGLVDGAARGAVWTAVIVIEVVGLSIGYPLPRRGRSRPERWMVEGGHLSERSAAFVLIALGESILVTGSTLTSHVDLVTSGAFLLAFAGSVALWWVYFARSAPAATEVIAQAGERTGALSRVAFNYLHPVIVAGVIVTSASDERLLREPGAPATAVAALLTLGGPALFLAGHAAYKALLWRILPISRIVAVVVLLALIPVCVGLEVPVAACAAVALAVTVAVIVTDRFRAAAATPQSRGPRSPLR from the coding sequence GTGACCCCTTCTGAGCCGCCGGCCGCCGACCCGGTACGCCCGCAGCTACTGCGACCGCGCCAGGGGGTGCAGCCGACCACCTCGACGGAACTCTTCTTCGACCTGGTCTTCATCTTCACGATCACCCAGTTGTCGCACTACCTGATCGCGCACCCGGACTGGCGTGGCGCCGCGCGGACCGGGCTGTTGCTGGCGCTGGTCTGGTTCGTCTGGATCTACACCACCTGGCTGACCAACTGGCTGCAACCGGATCAGGGGCCGGTGCGGGCGATGTTGATCGCGGTGGCGCTGGGCAGCCTGTTGTTGTCGGCGGCGATCCCGGAGGCCTTCGGCTCGACCGGCCTGCTCTTCGCGCTGGTCTACGTGACTGTGCAGGTGGGCCGCACCCTGTTCGCGTTGTGGGCGGTGCAGGGCAGCCCGTGGCTGGTAGCCGGATTTCAGCAGTCGCTGCCGTGGATCACCGGGACGTCGGTGCTGGTGGTCCTCGGTGGCCTGGTCGACGGTGCCGCCCGGGGCGCGGTGTGGACGGCGGTGATCGTGATCGAGGTGGTCGGCCTATCGATCGGCTATCCCCTGCCCCGACGCGGGCGTAGCCGACCCGAGCGGTGGATGGTGGAGGGTGGGCATCTGTCCGAGCGGTCCGCGGCGTTCGTCCTGATCGCGTTGGGCGAGTCGATCCTGGTCACCGGGAGCACCCTCACGTCGCACGTGGACCTGGTGACGTCCGGGGCGTTCCTGCTGGCGTTCGCCGGTTCGGTGGCGCTGTGGTGGGTGTACTTCGCCCGCTCGGCGCCGGCCGCGACGGAGGTCATCGCCCAGGCCGGCGAGCGCACCGGCGCCCTGAGCCGGGTGGCGTTCAACTACCTGCACCCGGTGATCGTCGCCGGCGTGATCGTCACCTCGGCGAGCGACGAGCGGTTGCTGCGCGAGCCCGGCGCGCCTGCCACTGCGGTTGCCGCGCTGCTCACCCTCGGTGGTCCGGCGCTGTTCCTGGCCGGGCACGCCGCGTACAAGGCGCTGTTGTGGCGGATCCTGCCGATCAGCCGGATCGTGGCGGTGGTGGTGTTGCTGGCACTGATCCCGGTCTGTGTGGGGCTGGAGGTGCCCGTCGCGGCGTGCGCCGCGGTGGCGTTGGCGGTGACCGTCGCCGTGATCGTGACCGACCGGTTCCGAGCGGCCGCGGCGACTCCTCAGTCGCGGGGGCCGAGGTCGCCGCTGCGGTAG
- a CDS encoding thymidine kinase, with the protein MTDDAATAPTCLAHPFPGQPHAPAGCAAARGLDGRPVHAAALKFFWGPMDCGKSTMALQMNYNHARQGRRGLVTTRIDRSLGPQVTTRIGLAHEAIEVTDDLDLRALVRGRWADGVRVDYLICDEACFYTVEHVEQMAELVDSYDVDVFAFGLATDFRSRLFPAAQRLFELADQVARIQVEVLCWCGREGLLNARVVDGRVVREGAQVVIGDTVDTAEVRYQVLCRRHYRSGDLGPRD; encoded by the coding sequence GTGACTGACGACGCCGCCACCGCCCCGACCTGCCTGGCCCACCCGTTCCCCGGCCAGCCGCACGCTCCGGCCGGGTGCGCGGCTGCGCGCGGGCTCGACGGGCGTCCGGTGCACGCCGCGGCGTTGAAGTTCTTCTGGGGGCCGATGGACTGCGGCAAGTCGACGATGGCGCTGCAGATGAACTACAACCACGCCCGGCAGGGCCGTCGCGGGCTGGTCACCACCCGCATCGACCGGTCGCTGGGCCCGCAGGTCACCACCCGCATCGGCCTGGCCCACGAGGCCATCGAGGTCACCGACGACCTGGACCTGCGGGCCCTGGTCCGCGGCCGGTGGGCCGACGGGGTACGCGTCGACTACCTGATCTGCGACGAGGCGTGCTTCTACACCGTCGAGCACGTCGAGCAGATGGCTGAGCTGGTCGACAGCTACGACGTCGACGTGTTCGCGTTCGGCCTGGCCACCGACTTCCGGTCCCGCCTGTTCCCCGCCGCGCAGCGCCTGTTCGAGTTGGCCGACCAGGTGGCCCGCATCCAGGTCGAGGTCCTCTGCTGGTGCGGCCGGGAAGGGCTGCTCAACGCCCGCGTCGTCGACGGGCGGGTCGTCCGCGAGGGCGCGCAGGTCGTCATCGGCGACACCGTGGACACCGCCGAGGTGCGCTACCAGGTGCTCTGCCGCCGGCACTACCGCAGCGGCGACCTCGGCCCCCGCGACTGA
- a CDS encoding MFS transporter, with amino-acid sequence MAETVTPTVDDTPPPASTRRERSGWYIYDWANSAFQTTVITVFLGPFLTTVAELAAGCELGADTCDGFVYPLGIKVAAGSYYPYLISLSVFLTVFVLPVIGAIADRSAHKKRLLGGAAFTGAGATIAMAFVTGDRYLLGGALFLIANISFGAAIVVYNSFLPQLGGPDERDGISSRGWALGYLGGGLLLALNLVAITLFDDGDNPQRTLDLARWSIVSAGVWWAAFTLVPLRWLREHPTVAALTAGGNVLTDGFRQLGRTMRQIKAYPLTLFFLLAFLVYNDGIQTVITLASQYGTEELRLEQDTLIVTILLVQFLAFGGALSLGALAKRIGAWKTVLLSLVLWTGVIIAAFRLPAEAPRQFMILGAAIGVVLGGSQALSRSLFSQLIPAGKEGEYYGFYEISDKGTSWLGPLAFGLVFQLTSSYRVGLVSLLIFFVVGFLLLAAVPIRRAIVAAGNTPPRVL; translated from the coding sequence ATGGCCGAGACCGTGACCCCCACGGTGGACGACACGCCGCCTCCGGCAAGCACCCGCCGTGAGCGCAGCGGCTGGTACATCTACGACTGGGCCAACTCCGCGTTCCAGACCACGGTGATCACCGTGTTCCTCGGCCCGTTCCTGACCACCGTCGCCGAGCTGGCCGCCGGCTGCGAGCTGGGCGCGGACACCTGCGACGGCTTCGTGTACCCGCTGGGCATCAAGGTCGCGGCCGGGTCCTACTACCCGTACCTGATCTCACTGTCGGTGTTCCTCACCGTGTTCGTGCTGCCGGTGATCGGGGCGATCGCCGACCGGTCCGCGCACAAGAAGCGACTGCTCGGCGGTGCCGCGTTCACCGGCGCCGGCGCGACCATCGCGATGGCCTTCGTCACCGGCGACCGCTACCTGCTCGGCGGGGCGCTGTTCCTGATCGCCAACATCTCCTTCGGTGCCGCGATCGTGGTCTACAACTCGTTCCTGCCCCAACTCGGCGGCCCCGACGAACGCGACGGCATCTCCAGCCGCGGCTGGGCGCTGGGCTATCTGGGCGGCGGTCTGCTGCTGGCGCTCAACCTCGTCGCGATCACCCTGTTCGACGACGGGGACAACCCGCAACGCACCCTGGACCTGGCCCGCTGGTCGATCGTGTCCGCCGGAGTGTGGTGGGCGGCGTTCACCCTGGTGCCGCTGCGCTGGCTGCGCGAGCACCCGACCGTCGCGGCCCTGACCGCCGGCGGCAACGTGCTCACCGACGGGTTCCGGCAACTCGGCCGCACCATGCGGCAGATCAAGGCGTACCCGTTGACGCTGTTCTTCCTGCTCGCCTTCCTCGTCTACAACGACGGCATCCAGACCGTCATCACTCTGGCCAGCCAGTACGGCACCGAGGAGCTGCGCCTGGAGCAGGACACCCTGATCGTCACGATCCTGCTGGTGCAGTTCCTCGCCTTCGGCGGCGCGCTGAGCCTCGGCGCGCTGGCCAAGCGCATCGGCGCCTGGAAAACCGTGCTGCTCAGCCTGGTGCTCTGGACCGGTGTGATCATCGCCGCGTTCCGGCTGCCCGCCGAGGCGCCGAGGCAGTTCATGATCCTCGGCGCGGCCATCGGCGTGGTCCTCGGCGGCAGCCAGGCGTTGAGCCGATCGCTGTTCAGCCAGCTCATCCCGGCCGGCAAGGAAGGCGAGTACTACGGCTTCTACGAGATCAGCGACAAGGGCACCAGCTGGCTCGGCCCGCTCGCCTTCGGCCTGGTGTTCCAGCTCACCTCCTCCTACCGGGTGGGCCTGGTCTCACTCCTGATCTTCTTCGTGGTCGGGTTCCTGCTCCTCGCCGCCGTGCCGATCCGGCGTGCCATCGTCGCCGCCGGCAACACGCCACCCCGGGTGCTCTGA
- a CDS encoding glycerophosphodiester phosphodiesterase, producing MLTRFGYLDAPAPLAFAHRGGAAEGDENTTEAFARAVGLGYRYVETDVHATADGVAVIFHDPTLRRVTGEAGRIADLSWADLASVRVGGAAVVPRLDEVLEAWPQVRFNIDVKADGGVEPTVATVTRAGAADRVLLASFSDARLTRMRALTEGRIATSLGMRGVARLRLASLHGRPLRLPPSVVAAQVPPHYGRVPVVDRRFLDYCHRLGLQVHVWTIDEPAQMHDLLDRGVDGIMTDHVGVLRDVYRSRGHWAA from the coding sequence GTGTTGACCCGATTCGGCTACCTCGACGCACCCGCGCCGCTGGCGTTCGCCCACCGTGGCGGCGCCGCCGAGGGCGACGAGAACACCACCGAGGCGTTCGCCCGCGCCGTCGGGCTCGGCTACCGGTACGTGGAGACCGACGTGCACGCCACCGCGGACGGCGTGGCGGTGATCTTCCATGACCCGACGTTGCGGCGGGTCACCGGCGAGGCCGGGCGCATCGCTGATCTGAGCTGGGCCGACCTCGCCTCGGTACGCGTCGGCGGCGCTGCCGTCGTACCCCGGCTCGACGAGGTGCTGGAGGCCTGGCCGCAGGTCCGCTTCAACATCGACGTGAAGGCCGACGGCGGCGTCGAACCGACGGTCGCGACCGTGACCCGGGCCGGCGCCGCCGACCGGGTTCTGCTGGCGTCGTTCAGCGACGCCCGCCTGACCCGGATGCGCGCGCTCACCGAAGGGCGGATCGCGACCAGTCTCGGCATGCGCGGAGTCGCCCGGCTGCGGCTCGCCTCCCTGCACGGACGTCCACTGCGGTTGCCCCCGTCGGTGGTAGCCGCGCAGGTCCCGCCGCACTACGGGCGGGTGCCGGTGGTGGACCGCCGGTTCCTCGACTACTGCCACCGACTCGGTCTGCAGGTGCACGTCTGGACGATCGACGAACCCGCCCAGATGCACGACTTACTGGATCGTGGCGTGGATGGCATCATGACCGATCACGTCGGCGTGCTGCGCGACGTCTACCGCAGCCGCGGCCACTGGGCCGCCTGA
- a CDS encoding SDR family NAD(P)-dependent oxidoreductase, with the protein MSRIITPYSAQSTAIEVIAGVDLAGRRAVVTGGASGIGLETARALATAGAEVTLAVRDTTAGERTAADIAAGGASGKVRVDHLDLSHRASIDAFVASWTGPLHILVNNAGVMALPELTRTVEGWETQFAINHLGHAELTLGLHDALTAARGARIVVVSSSAHQQSPVVFDDIHFTARPYEAWSAYGQSKTANILFTVALARKWAADGITANALHPGGIMTNLQRHLDDAQLRFVGALDEQGNRLSVPPGWKTPQQGAATSVLLAASPEIDGVTGRYFEDANEAIIAERADGRSGVLPYALDEKAADRLWDETLRLLGR; encoded by the coding sequence ATGTCACGAATCATCACCCCCTACTCCGCCCAGTCGACCGCCATCGAGGTGATCGCCGGCGTCGACCTCGCCGGCAGGCGGGCAGTGGTCACCGGCGGCGCCTCCGGCATCGGCCTGGAAACCGCGCGGGCCCTGGCCACCGCCGGCGCCGAGGTGACGTTGGCGGTGCGCGACACCACCGCCGGTGAGCGGACCGCCGCCGACATCGCGGCGGGCGGGGCGTCCGGCAAGGTTCGGGTCGACCACCTCGACCTGTCCCACCGCGCCTCCATCGACGCCTTCGTGGCCAGCTGGACAGGCCCGCTGCACATTCTGGTCAACAACGCCGGAGTCATGGCCCTGCCGGAGCTGACCCGGACCGTCGAAGGCTGGGAGACACAGTTCGCGATCAACCACCTCGGCCACGCCGAACTGACCCTGGGTCTGCACGACGCGCTCACCGCGGCGCGGGGCGCCCGGATCGTCGTCGTCAGCTCATCGGCCCACCAGCAGTCGCCGGTCGTCTTCGACGACATCCACTTCACCGCTCGGCCCTATGAGGCGTGGTCCGCGTACGGCCAGTCGAAGACCGCCAACATCCTGTTCACCGTCGCCCTGGCCCGGAAATGGGCCGCCGACGGCATCACCGCCAACGCCCTGCACCCCGGCGGCATCATGACCAACCTGCAACGACACCTCGACGACGCGCAGCTGCGCTTCGTCGGCGCCCTCGACGAGCAGGGCAACCGCCTCTCGGTGCCGCCGGGCTGGAAGACCCCGCAGCAGGGCGCGGCCACCTCGGTCCTGCTGGCCGCGTCCCCCGAGATCGACGGCGTGACCGGCCGCTACTTCGAGGACGCCAACGAGGCGATCATCGCCGAGCGCGCCGACGGCAGAAGCGGCGTGCTCCCGTACGCCCTCGACGAGAAGGCCGCCGACCGCCTCTGGGACGAGACGCTCCGGCTCCTGGGGCGCTGA
- a CDS encoding TetR/AcrR family transcriptional regulator, whose amino-acid sequence MSNVEMDDADPKRSAVLAAAVGVFGRYGFQKTSMEAVAKAAGISRPGLYLTFPNKEQLYRATMQGVMEHAQRGMEARFADQALSFDEQIVAGLDALMGPYIGTQMARDLSDLLENSGPQLGSMFSDYQERAQATLRAHLDAAAPAGLLGEEQTADDVMDLLFSAALTWKSTSATRDEFRDRIRRALRLLHR is encoded by the coding sequence GTGAGCAACGTGGAGATGGATGACGCGGACCCGAAGCGCTCCGCCGTCCTCGCGGCGGCGGTCGGGGTGTTCGGGCGCTACGGCTTCCAGAAGACGTCGATGGAGGCGGTCGCCAAGGCTGCCGGCATCTCCCGGCCCGGCCTGTATCTGACGTTCCCGAACAAGGAACAGCTCTATCGCGCCACCATGCAGGGCGTCATGGAGCACGCCCAGCGGGGCATGGAGGCCCGATTCGCCGACCAGGCGCTCAGCTTCGACGAGCAGATCGTGGCCGGGCTGGACGCGCTGATGGGCCCGTACATCGGCACCCAGATGGCCCGCGACCTCAGCGACTTGCTGGAGAACAGCGGGCCGCAGCTGGGCTCGATGTTCTCCGACTACCAGGAGCGGGCGCAGGCGACGCTGCGTGCCCACCTCGACGCTGCCGCCCCGGCCGGCCTCCTCGGCGAGGAGCAAACCGCGGACGACGTGATGGACCTGCTCTTCTCCGCCGCGCTGACCTGGAAGTCGACCTCGGCGACCAGGGACGAGTTCCGCGACCGGATCCGCCGGGCGCTGCGGCTGCTCCACCGCTGA